The Methanocella arvoryzae MRE50 genome includes a region encoding these proteins:
- a CDS encoding ABC transporter permease, protein MYRNPFNVLINIALNEFARVFYHPMTPVIVLLLSFLAVLNGAGGTAANFIGGPDEAGLYYCIGQTFMFTSIYGVVVAVFIGVMSVAEERRNHSLNIVLSKPVYRRDLLAGKFLGLNCYMLAIIVYSMLLAGLVLSLFYFTPTNPLDFLAKIVIYVIIAFCYTSITLAIALLISIIFRDLLISTTVAIAYIFMDGYVGWTWLLPGLRNFSPRSAMCNLYISSAANLQSTSLTVSQWFSANLLNLFFLAAAIVLICLVAMSVYTKGDNL, encoded by the coding sequence ATGTACCGGAATCCGTTCAACGTACTTATTAATATTGCCCTGAATGAGTTTGCCCGAGTGTTTTATCATCCAATGACTCCGGTGATTGTTCTCCTGTTGTCGTTTTTAGCGGTTTTAAACGGGGCTGGCGGTACTGCTGCGAACTTTATAGGAGGACCCGATGAAGCTGGCCTGTACTATTGTATCGGTCAGACATTTATGTTCACGTCGATCTATGGTGTGGTCGTTGCCGTGTTTATAGGTGTGATGTCGGTCGCTGAGGAGAGACGGAATCATTCGCTGAACATCGTTTTATCCAAGCCTGTATACCGGAGAGATCTTCTCGCGGGGAAGTTCCTGGGTTTAAACTGCTATATGCTAGCAATTATTGTTTACAGTATGCTTCTTGCAGGATTGGTGCTATCACTATTTTATTTCACCCCTACGAATCCCCTAGATTTTCTCGCTAAGATCGTTATATACGTTATAATCGCGTTCTGCTATACGTCTATAACGCTGGCTATCGCTTTGCTGATCAGTATTATTTTTAGGGATTTACTGATCTCGACCACAGTGGCTATAGCGTATATATTCATGGACGGCTATGTCGGCTGGACGTGGCTGCTTCCAGGCCTGAGGAATTTCAGCCCGAGAAGTGCGATGTGCAACCTGTATATCAGTAGCGCAGCCAATCTTCAGAGTACTTCTTTAACGGTCAGCCAGTGGTTCAGCGCTAACCTACTCAACCTGTTTTTCCTCGCGGCAGCGATCGTTCTCATCTGTCTGGTTGCGATGTCCGTATACACGAAAGGTGATAACTTGTGA
- a CDS encoding ABC transporter permease — MRNIGVIAVNEYTNLLRSKLILVIGAIYVLLFVKVMIEIQAPGNEAYSQTLSMIHMMGVGDSDYYTSVLLWNIGYVLWYYGAFFGMVLGVYTVAAERYNNTLNTLTVKPLYRDTILNGKLLGCSLFILSIFVLSILIYTGYIQFFWGGSFISLAEGYFVRLPIIALISLLYVLFFFSLSMLISLIVTDLAFALILSMMVKCFFVDALSVEISGKLTTLLGMNFNTGNPFHDFIPNGIMSSIFKKPIESNNILRPSNDLILALSESMPNVVKLLLYVVILVIISYIIFLRRDVA, encoded by the coding sequence TTGAGAAATATCGGTGTCATAGCTGTAAATGAGTATACTAACCTGTTGCGAAGTAAGCTGATTCTCGTAATTGGCGCCATCTATGTCTTGCTATTTGTCAAAGTTATGATCGAGATTCAGGCGCCCGGGAATGAGGCTTACTCACAGACGCTTTCTATGATTCATATGATGGGGGTAGGGGATTCTGATTATTATACGTCCGTTCTTCTCTGGAACATCGGATATGTCCTATGGTATTATGGGGCATTTTTCGGGATGGTTCTCGGCGTATATACTGTGGCTGCAGAACGGTACAATAATACTTTGAATACTTTGACAGTAAAGCCACTCTACCGTGACACTATACTTAACGGAAAGCTACTCGGCTGTTCTCTATTTATCTTATCTATCTTCGTCCTTTCCATTTTAATTTATACAGGTTACATTCAGTTTTTTTGGGGCGGCTCTTTTATCTCGTTGGCCGAGGGATATTTCGTCAGGCTTCCGATTATAGCACTAATTTCATTGCTCTATGTGCTGTTTTTCTTCTCCTTATCCATGCTGATATCACTGATCGTAACCGACCTTGCCTTCGCACTGATCCTGAGCATGATGGTAAAGTGTTTTTTTGTCGACGCCCTTTCGGTGGAAATTTCCGGGAAGTTAACTACTCTGCTCGGCATGAACTTTAATACCGGTAATCCATTCCACGATTTCATACCGAACGGTATCATGAGTAGCATTTTTAAAAAACCTATCGAGAGCAACAATATCCTGAGGCCTTCTAATGACTTGATCCTGGCTTTATCTGAATCGATGCCCAATGTTGTTAAATTGCTCTTGTATGTGGTTATTCTGGTTATTATAAGCTACATTATATTTCTGCGGAGGGATGTGGCCTGA